Genomic window (Oncorhynchus mykiss isolate Arlee chromosome 21, USDA_OmykA_1.1, whole genome shotgun sequence):
tatatttgtgtcattctcaaaacatttggccacgaTTGTACACACCAGTCATTGCTGTACCATAGCAGAAAAAAACTGTTTGTCTTGTGAAAATCAAGTGACTGTTAATATGGTATGGTTTTAACAGAATTACAGTAGCAAATGTTTGATTGAATGTCTGCTATTTTCAGTTGATTCTAAGAATATTATCCCCTTTTGATGTAAATTATGTCTTGAGTAAAATGGGGGGGGacacaaaataacacaatatatataACATGCATGATTATAATACTGTATGAGTTGAAAGAACTGGAGACATAGAAGTGGCTAATAAAGTATTATTTAACATGTCAGGGTTTCTCTTTTCACCACCTAATAGCATTAAATGTACAGTAAGTGTAGTCAATGAAATCTCTCAACTCACTTTATAAAATCTTCTTGTTTTTCTTATGATCACCATGATACTTTCTGTATTCACTCTTTTAAATGATTAGTGAAATGACATGTAGTCCCTACTTTGTTCATTAAACACAATAAAATAGCTATTTTGTTCAAATCGGTTGATGTTTCTGTGTACATTACAACAAGGGGTTCTAAGGGCAGCTCTATCTGATCGTTTAAGTTTTGACAAGAAATGTGATTGGTTAAGTTTAAGCAGTCAAATCCAATCATGTTGTTATAGGAGCTGCTCTGCTCTTAGGGCAGAACTATTTGTGATTGGTTACGTTTAGGCTCTGTGACGTTAGGCACAGGGACGCCCCTCACTCACCTGCCTCCTCTTACCGGTGTGGTCACACTGATGTTTTCCCGAAACCGATGGCTTTCACGGTTGTGACTTTAAGTGGCAGGCTAGGGAAACTAACGCAATTAACATTGCATTTTAGGAGAATTAACGTCGCATGTTGGAGGAGAATTAACGTTGCATGTTAGAGGAGAATTAACGTTGCATGTTAGGATACTtaaagtagcaggttaggagaattaggttaggAAAGTGTTAGGCTTAAGTTTAGCTAAAATGCTGCAGTTGTCCCCGACACAACTCGAACATGTAACTTTTAGCCTGTAGCTGTATTCCATCTAGCCGCAACTGTAGATGCCATCagtacccaaatctaactgcctgtaactcaggacctgaagcaaggatatgcatatcctTGATATGATTTACAAAAAAagactttgaagtttgtggaaatgtgaaattaatgtaggagaatgtaacacattagacctggtaaaagataatacaaagaaaaaagcatgcgtttatttttttcatcgtctttgaaatgcaagagaaagccATAATGTACTATTCCAGGTTAGGCTCAATTTAgatattggccactagatggcagcggTTTATGTGCATagttttagactgattcaatgaaccattgcagttctgttcaaaatgttatatcaagactgcccaaatgtgtctaatgggtttattaatacattttcaagttcataactgtgccctcttcaaacaatagcatagtattctgccactgtaatagctactgtaaattggacagtgcagttaacttacattcttgttaagctttctgcccatatcagatatatCTATGTCATGGCAAATgatcttgttacttacaacctcatgctaatcacattagcctacattagctcaaccgtcctgcaggggggggggggggggggggggggaacaccgATCCTGTAAAGGTTAACAAGATTAAATAAGGAAAACTCCACTGAACTATTTAAGAATAGAGTGTATGAATTGGTTGCCAGAACTGTCATGTTTAGAATGACCCCGAGTGTCTGGCTGAAGTGCTCTGCTGATATGGACTGTGAATGGATTTTGTCTATATTATCCAATAAACTCAGTTTCATATTACATTTTCATTCTTGAATGTTTATGCTTTATAAAGTCTGTAAGTCCTAGAGACATTACCGTGTTTACATTTAAATAAGTCTTGCAGTTCCTTCTTGTATTTATGTCATATTTAATGAACCAGGAACTGCCCTGGACATTTCGGTTTACTTCTGAACAGTTGCAACAGATGTTTCTTCAACAGTATTGCCAGTCCCTTTATGGTGATCGATGGGAAAtaaaaacacaacacaaaacttcatatagtaatatagttttcctttttttatttattccaAGGTGTGACTTTAACTTTGAAGGATTGTGTGGAAGCAAGCTCTTGTAGCGGGTGATAGAATAGAGGGGAAACAGGAGGAAGGGATAATAGAGAAGACAGAAGAGAAAGAATCCACGCAAAGGGGAGTTACTGGTTCTGTCGctgtcctaaatgacaccctgttccctccGTAGTGCACTTGGCGACTTCGGATCAAGTCAAAAACTAGTGCACgacatagggaattgggtgcagATTTGAGGATTGCCCACTGTCATTAGAATACCCTTGCTCACTTCATGGCTGACATTCTCAGGTTCTGTTTTAAACATGTCATGTTCCTGGCCAATTACATTGCAAATGGTTGAGTGCCACCTCATCAACTGTACAGTCAGGCATCAGATTGCTATACCATATGATGCGGTTAGCTGATATGGTTAACACGTATCCAGGCGTTGTGAGATCTGGCAGCAGTCTGCGGTGTGGTCAGCCTGGAACGCAGCCATCCTCTTATTGAACTGGACCATAACCTAAAAGCTTCCTTGCATAGATAGTTAGGctttcacaagcatttcgctacactcgcattaacatctgctaaccatgtgtatgtgacaactaaaatttgatttgatttgatttgaggctaCACcgagtccaaaatggcaccctataacctatgtcgtgcactacttttgactagagcctatggggaataggctgccattttggATGAAGCCTGGGCCTAGCTTTGTTTCACCATACCTGGACACAGGGTTCCTGAGTCCATATTCCTTTATCTCCAGAACATTACCTgatttccttctctctcgctctttttcaCTACTCAacacctctacctgtctctcgCTCCTCTCAAAATGCACAGCAAGCAGACAACCTCAATATGGTTTCATTGGACATGATATGAAATAGTATATGTaaaatattacatattatatcATTCTATTGGTGTAGTCATATACCTGGTACAGATGATGGAGTGATGATCGAGGGatgagacggaggagagaggtgacCGACACGCTTCATTCTGGCCATAACAGTTATTATACTCCTTTATCTTTGTATCCTCCAATCAAAATGAGCCTTCCTGTCAGCATCCTCACCCTATCCTCCAATCAAAAAGAATTCTTCCTGTCAGTGTCCTCACCCCTCTAAACAAGTTGATCAGAGATCAGGGGTTAACTACCTTTTACCCACAATTCACTGCTCTCTTCTGATGGCACCCTATACTCTCTGAAATACCACATTACAACATTATGAAAGCATTGGGACAACATTACACGTTTCTGTGGAAAGAGAGGGGTGTTTGCATGGGGACGGGGAGCTGCTATAACGGATTTGTGTGTTGGGGGGGAGATTCAACCATTCAACATGGACAGCATTTCTACTATAAACAGAGCATGCATCTGCATcaatacacaaccaaccaaccaaccaaccagtatTTCATTGTTTTCTTTTAAACCCTTCCAAATAATAGGAATTGTAATATTATTTGAGGAGGCGAGGTATAGGGCTGGGGAGTGTGGaaggggaaaagaggagaggggaagggaaggggcaactaaacctctctctgtacaggagggagaggatggagggaagaaagagcaggaggagaaggaggagtttTACACGTCGCTCTctccatagaggagagggggaaaatgAAGGGAAGACgagaggagggggaaagggggTTTACAAGTCGCTCTCTCCATACAGGAGAGGGGGTTTACAAGTCGCTCTCTCCATAGAGTGCGCTGGAGAAAGAGATGTAGTCGAGGGCTCCGGCTGGGCCGTCGGCTCCAATGTACCTGGTCACAGAGATACATTATATTACCAGAGAGGTCTAATGTACCTGGTCACAGAGATACATTATATTACTAGAGAGGTCTTATGTACCTGGTCACAGAGATACATTATATTACTAGTGAGGTCTAATGTACCTGGTAATAGAGATACATTATATTACTAAAGTGGCCTGTGTCATAGCCACACACTTGTATAGGTTACACAGTTGTACATGTGTGACACAGGACAAATACAAGCACCCCCTTTTTGACCTTTGTAATTCTGTGTACCTGGTCATGCGGCTGATGCAGTACTCAGCCTGCTCTGCGGGCAGCTCTCTGCGCAGCTCATCAACCGTGATGTAGGcctgggagagaggaggtataTATTTATTTCTTTTCTATGTATTTATTTCATTGTATTTACCAGGTTGTCCCACAGATGTGAAAATAGATCTGGCCATATTAAAATGTTCTAGCTCACCTTGTCGGAGGCCAGGATCTTAAAGGAAGCCATGACCTGGTCAGCGGTGTCTGTCTCGGCCGTCTCACGGGTCATGAAGTCGATGAAGGCCTGGAAGGTGACCACGCCTGTGTTGTTTGAATCCACCAAGGTCATGATGCGGGCAAACTCCACCTCACCCTATTGGACAACATGTTACAGTAAATTAGAACACCTCACCCTATTGGACAATATGTTACAATAGATTAGAACATCTCACCCTATTGGACAACACGTTAGAGTAGGTTATTTTCATATCATTGTTGAGGAGAAACCTTTAGTATAAAAACGGATGCCAATCATACTATAACCGTATACAACCAGATAGAGCGCCGTCATTTTGAATAAAGGGACTGAGAAGAAATGAAGGTGAGGTCACTTCCTGTTGGTAGCTAGGCTACTCACCAGATCGTAACCCATGGAGATGAGACAGGCACGGAAGTCGTCGGGGTCCATCATGCCGTTTCTCTTCtgcaaaagagagagggagaacacaaGCATCCGTTTTTTGGATTGGACATGTGATCAATGAACGATGCAGTGACGCAATGACCAGCGATTATGTGAAGGTGACACCCTAGAGACACTGTCGCTCCGTGTGGAGGAACAACTACGATGGCAAGAAATCACTGACGATTCCAAATTCACACTTACAGTCAGTGTATTCAACTATGGTAGGTAAAAAATCATCACATATCACTGTCATTGCAAGTAAGACCTTCTTCAAAATAGTCACTTTCTGTCAAATCTGAGCCAGGAAGTAAAAAGACAAGTGGAAGAAATGCAAgtacaataatataatatattatatatatatatatatatatatatatatatatatatatatatatatatatatatatatatatatatatatatatatatatatatatatatatatatatatatttctttacccTGTCGAAGTGATTGAAGGAGGCTCTGAACTCGTTGAGCTGCTCCTGGCTGATACCCTTGGCATCGCGGGTCAGAATCTGGTTCTCCACCTCGTTGATGGTGCGGGCGATGGTGGTCAGCAGCTGCTCCCAGCCCACACGGATAtgctgcagagggagagagggaacgagggagcggagagtcacaagcttgacgtAATAATTGCGTGCTCGGAatttgggaccaaatactaaacttttgactactttaatgcaCTATAAGTGACACCTTATGATACATTCAAaaggggaactagatacataaagtgcacTAACTTCTAAATGGTTAAActgatatgtatgaaaataccccaAAATTAAAGGcgacattctgtactgttgcctcatataaaacatttgatctcaaatccaatatgttggagtatagagacaaattaaacgttttagcttcactgtccaaataggGGAGTATATGATATTTAACCTAGGTCTAGGATATAAGATACTTTACTTCCCTGGTGTagttgtgtgtttgttgtgtagttGTGTGTTGTATTACCTCCATGGTGTAGTTGGTGTGTTTGTTGTCAAAGATGAGGGACTCCTGGCTGAGCTGGTGGTCTCCCTCCAGTTTGTCGATGTTACACTTGTAGTTGATAATGTTTTGTTCATACTGCTTGAGATTGTTCATCTGTTCCTCTAGAGAACCGGCGATGTCCACAGACACATGACCAATCtcctgtagagggagagagagggggtggagaaaaAGGAGGTAGTGAGAACTGAGAAGTGTGAATGGATGACAGTTCAGGCTTCCGTATTCATAAAGCGTcaaagagtgctgatctaggatcagatatagatatagatatagctCTCCTACTCTGACCCATAAGTGTAGGCACAGTAGATGTTGCGAACCTCTGCGTGTTTGGGGTTCGGAGACTCTGTCGCTgcttagcctgggtaccagtctgtttgtgctaacaTTTCACTTCTCGCCATACCAAACATGGCATAATGACATGGGAGTACAATGAGTGGAATGAGGATTTCACAAAAGAGGGTTTCAAACTCGTAGGACCGTGTAGCTCTATAgctcagtggtcaccaaccggtcgaacGCAACGATAAAGCCTTGCATTCCTTATTTGTATTTGTTTCGTGCTGTCGTCAGTAGGTGCACTTCATTCAGCAGCCCTAGCACCGGGAAgacaaagtgttcccatttttaaaaatgttatgtatctgaaggtagaactcagcctacccggcaggcccagagatcaaatcaagtgcacctataggcctaccTCTGGCCAATCAGAAAGCTCAGATCACCgtgtctgcacagtttcctcGAGCCATGGACCGTAAAAAGAAGCCTCGAATGCACAATAAAGTTGACACCGTGAGATTTAaaaacgtttaaaaccatgactagagcgactcaatgaatacagcaaagagatGCTGCTTTTATGAATAACTTCATGTCTAAGTTGTTATTCGGCACTGTCGACAGTTTGTTCAACACTTCCAGAAGCCATAAAATGCAcattctccctacttccactcacgctacaaccagTACTGCAACAAATGAGTACAGCAAAGTTTTCCGCTACGCTTGCGTTGTTGTCATTAGCGGCGTTTGTCTTTTCtaatatcgaggaatatttcactttctctggtcaataggagtaacaacatgaattggcgcacgaggcagaaataatgtagtgcgacttgagtttcgccatcagctggaagactgtgtcccctcttctcagcggagggagagctGAGGGACGGATGAGtccagtaaaaaaaatatatatatattattattatcctcAATTAGCTGTGCCTCAGCAGTAATACAACAAGTTATAtttcaaaatggtctgagaagaacaacattggcagggtTATTCCAGGATAGCCAAtctgcagtgataatgtattgggtctatagcctactgcacaaacctcattgctacagaactgtttttaattggttaatgttgcatatgCTTACGTTTTTTAATTCatgcttttgttgttgttgtttttttttaaatccgagCGGTAGATCTCCGCTTCCATTtcgactcagaaagtgatctcgaCTCAgaaaaaggttggtgaccactgctctggCTGAAGTAACTGTACCTCCATCTTGGTCTGGATCCAGGGTCCGATGATGTTGGCCTGGGCAGCGAACTGGCGCCTCAGCCTCTCGTTAGCCTGCTGCCTGGCCACCTCCTCCTGCAGCATCTGGTCCCTGAGAGGAACAAGGTGCTTCACCTacggagggagacagggacattGGTTCGTCAACACACTTGGTAGAGATGACGTTGCGTTACTCTGTGACTCGAGAGCAGAGCCCTATACTACGTACCGGATTTGAGGAGTTCGtgaggtaactttggtcaaccTTGAGTTCAAACTCAGATAACCGGTACCACgaaagtggctcaccttttaaGCCAAGTACATTTCTATGGCGACGAATCCTTCGGAACTAATCTGCTCCGGGGCTCACTAACTCAGAGCTATGTCAGAGCCGTGAGTTGAGGACCAATTAaaccaaatccccccccccccccccccctcgcaaaGATTGCGTCATCATCCCCTTCGTTTGAGGAAGACGACAGATGAAATATTTGATTCATGAAATGTAATTTTGTGTGTTCAAAAACTGTAATGTCAAAATACCGATCGCGTTACACATTTCGTAATGCATTTGAAACCTCACGCAGCAGAGGGATAAAACGGTGCTTGTTCATTGATAAACACACCAAACCCCACCAAAGACGACATTAACAATAGGTAGTCAACTAAAAACGGCACTTCTAAAAAAGCCCATTTCACACCAcagcctgctgaatttgcaagataacttttctttcattttgatttcGGCCCAAATGAAAAACGGGTCACCGACTTGCCCGTAGATGGATTATTTCAGCATTGTCTCAGTGAAGTCAGTTGCAACTTGGCTTGGAGCAAAACCCTTACATGAGGGTACAAggagctctccgggaacagggtcgGAAAGCCCTGCTCTAAGGTGTAACCCTAAGACATGAAGCAACTTACAGCCGCAGAGTTTGAGAAAAAACACACACTACAGAAACAATGATTGTCACAGGACAAGTGTCTCTTGACTACAATCTAGAGTGTAGAAACCTAGCCAGGGAAGGAAGTACAATTAAAATAGAAAACCATTTCAGCTCCTCTGTTGGCTTCCCAGAGTGTGTTGTACTCACCGCCTCCCACTTGTTAGTGATGTCCTGGGGGGAGAGGTTGGTGTAGGGGTTGACTCCTGACAGCTTGATGCCGTAAGTCTGAGCGATCTTCACAATCTCGCTCTGGATGCCCATGGTGGCCATGCGTTCCTTATCAGCCTCTGGTAGTGTGGCCTTGAACTGGTCATGGGCTGTAATcagagactggagaggagaggaggagtgagaatgGAGTGATACAGTGGGaaggagcgatagagagagagatagagaggatcaAAGGGTGTGGTGTGTGTCACATAACGAGAAGGGGGGGGGAATAAGGAGTGAGAATGGAGTGATATGGGAaataacgagagagagcgagggaatgCAAAGAGAAACGGGAGGCCATCCGACCGTTAATGTTACGTattgtacacacatacacacacacacacgcgctcacacacacacacgtacatggaTCTCCTCGGTGCTGTGGACGATAAACATGTCCTGCAGATCCTCCATGGCTCCGTCCATCCAGTTGTTGAAGGGCGCCGCCCTCTTGGCGAACTCCAGGTACAGCTGGTCAATGGTCTCCCACAGTTTCTCCACGCGCTAGGAAAGACCAGGACAAGATGTAACATCCATATACAGTATGAAACCATCCCTGCTTAAGTAGTCACAGTAGCACATGTAATGGCTTGATATGACCACCACTAGTTGTTATTGGAAGGGACAGGGAACATCTCCTGGCTCgtggtggctcagttggtaagaggCTGTGTGCTCAGTTCCTGCAGGGATCACATTCTTCAACCAAAAGCGTCTGCTTAAGTGGCGTATACAATATGATTATATTACGGTATCTGTTGTACGTGTGTGGTTCAGTACCTCCAGGGAGTCCCTCCTCTTCTGCGTCAGCGTACCCAGGTTGTCCCACTGGTCACAGATGCCCTGGCAGCGGGCGTTCACAGAGGACGCGTCATGGTAGTCCAGCTCACTGAGAGAGAAACGGGCAAACACACTGATCAGTATCACGTCTCCAAGTACACACTGTACGTCAATCCCTTTTTTCTACAACTTCACCACGTTTATCCTTTCTACCGCCACTCCCTCCTCCCACCGGTCCTCCACACctccctctcaccatccctccctccgtccctccttaCTTGAGCTCCTGGGCGATAGCGGCGATCTGCTCCACTCGGTCCTGGTGAGCGGCCAGGTCAGACTCAAAGGCCTCGTGTTTCCTCATCAGAGCCCTGATCTCCATCAGAGAGGCCGACTCATAGTCCTTCATGGACAGCAGCTCTTCTTTACCTGGGGGAGAGACACAGTTAATACTCAGTCGTTatcgctctctacctctcgctctctacctccctaACCCCTTTACCTCTCGAAACCCCTttacctctccattctctctctctatcccctttacCTTTCCTCTCggttctatccct
Coding sequences:
- the LOC110500446 gene encoding alpha-actinin-3; the protein is MMAVEPQAQYNTSYMMSEEHQYMSPEDEWDRDLLLDPAWEKQQRKTFTAWCNSHLRKAGTQIENIEDDFRNGLKLMLLLEVISGERLPKPDKGKMRFHKIANVNKALDFICSKGVKLVSIGAEEIVDGNTKMTLGMIWTIILRFAIQDISVEETSAKEGLLLWCQRKTAPYRNVNVQNFHISWKDGLALCALIHRHRPDLIDYSKLRKDDPIGNLNTAFEVAEKYLDIPKMLDAEDIVNTPKPDEKAIMTYVSCFYHAFAGAEQAETAANRICKVLAVNQENEKLMEEYEKLASELLEWIRKTIPWLENRMAEQQMKAMQQKLEDFRDYRRIHKPPRVQEKCQLEINFNTLQTKLRLSNRPAFMPSEGKMVSDIANAWKGLEQVEKGYEEWLLTEIRRLERLDHLAEKFKQKCSLHQSWTSGKEELLSMKDYESASLMEIRALMRKHEAFESDLAAHQDRVEQIAAIAQELNELDYHDASSVNARCQGICDQWDNLGTLTQKRRDSLERVEKLWETIDQLYLEFAKRAAPFNNWMDGAMEDLQDMFIVHSTEEIHSLITAHDQFKATLPEADKERMATMGIQSEIVKIAQTYGIKLSGVNPYTNLSPQDITNKWEAVKHLVPLRDQMLQEEVARQQANERLRRQFAAQANIIGPWIQTKMEEIGHVSVDIAGSLEEQMNNLKQYEQNIINYKCNIDKLEGDHQLSQESLIFDNKHTNYTMEHIRVGWEQLLTTIARTINEVENQILTRDAKGISQEQLNEFRASFNHFDRKRNGMMDPDDFRACLISMGYDLGEVEFARIMTLVDSNNTGVVTFQAFIDFMTRETAETDTADQVMASFKILASDKAYITVDELRRELPAEQAEYCISRMTRYIGADGPAGALDYISFSSALYGESDL